In a single window of the Necator americanus strain Aroian chromosome X, whole genome shotgun sequence genome:
- a CDS encoding hypothetical protein (NECATOR_CHRX.G25350.T2), which produces MIHAKSRGEEYEEESNSLNLPMEKSRQELTELQDDYVDADNPISHPDYLEQMIDDMEAYSDDEIMEKCSEPGSEDISSDDDETSEKDEVHQEIWRHKRLREDLLGMEQVLGAFPFQKNWGKLERNRSLGKMLILR; this is translated from the exons AAGAATCAAATTCCCTAAACTTGCCGATGGAAAAGAGTAGGCAGGAACTGACTGAATTGCAG GATGACTATGTCGACGCTGACAACCCAATTTCGCATCCAGACTATCTTGAACAAATGATCGATGACATGGAGGCATATTCCGACGATGAGATCATGGAAAAATGCAGCGAGCCTGGCTCAGAAGATATTTCAAGCGATGATGACGAAACAAGTGAGAAAGATGAAGTACACCAGGAGATATGGAGACATAAACGATTGCGCGAAGATCTACTGGGAATGGAACAAGTTCTTGGGGCTTTcccattccaaaaaaattggGGAAAGCTCGAAAGGAATAGAAGCTTGGGTAAAATGCTCATTCTGCGATAG
- a CDS encoding hypothetical protein (NECATOR_CHRX.G25350.T1) → MIDDMEAYSDDEIMEKCSEPGSEDISSDDDETSEKDEVHQEIWRHKRLREDLLGMEQVLGAFPFQKNWGKLERNRSLGKMLILR, encoded by the coding sequence ATGATCGATGACATGGAGGCATATTCCGACGATGAGATCATGGAAAAATGCAGCGAGCCTGGCTCAGAAGATATTTCAAGCGATGATGACGAAACAAGTGAGAAAGATGAAGTACACCAGGAGATATGGAGACATAAACGATTGCGCGAAGATCTACTGGGAATGGAACAAGTTCTTGGGGCTTTcccattccaaaaaaattggGGAAAGCTCGAAAGGAATAGAAGCTTGGGTAAAATGCTCATTCTGCGATAG